The window TCAGAACACGGAACGAGGGGATGATGCAGGGAGCCGAGCGGGATGGCATCACCCTCCGCCGGCGCCAGCTATCAAATCCTTCCAGCTTCTTTTGGAACGGGATCCGGGTGCAGCTGCCAACCGCCGCTCCTTTGAGATGTTAGCAAGCAACGCTTTTAACGTCTTCTCGTAAGACGCGCAGCAGGCCGCCGTCGCCAGCCCAGGATGCAACAAGCGGACACTGCAGCTCAGTCAGGCGTCACGCTAAGAGTTCTGGGAGGATAATGGTGGGTAACAACTGCCAAGTTTCACCCAGAATACGACTCCTGATGTGTGATCGCGCACCTTAAGGGTTGGTTTGCGATCTATCAAGGGAACGTCTGAAGCGTATgggtatttaaaatgaaaaaatatcgGTAAACGACTGGGACGGCGGCGGAACTGGCCCCCCGGCGCCCAAGAAGGAGGCCCAATCCTAACAAGGAGTCGTTTGTCTCCCTTGTCATCTCCGTCCTGGAGCGTCAAACATTGTTTATGGCTCCCGCCGACCGGCTCACTCCTCGGCGGAGGTGATTGATGCGCGAGGCGTCACCGCTGAGACCGCCACGAGGGCTTGATGAGCGACTCGAGTCGAGCGCCTCTCCGTCTGGGTTATTAAGGCCGCCTGAGGCCGTAAGTGTTGGTAACGATGGCTGAACTCTCTGACAGCTGCTGCCGGAAACGTTAATCAGGTTAGCATCGTGATTAATCCGCTGACAAAAGTTGGAGGCATGTGGCGGGACCGGAACCGAGGGCGGGGCCTCTTGGTACCTGAGCTCACGGCGTCCCCCAGGAAGGCGGGGGAGGGCGGCGTTCTCACCCTCGCTGCACAAATGTCAGCTCAGCTCTTTAGATGTGAAGATGTTGAGCTTCAGGAGGAACCGATGGAGCtggaaccagtagaaccagtacgCCCTCTACTGGTCGGAAGGTAAACTGCAGATGCTTCATGATGGAGGCAAAAGTGTCCGTTCCTGTCGttattagttgttgttttttttaatgtaatcatCCAATCAGTCGAGAGTGGATCACTGGAGACCCTTTAACTCTTTAAAACCCAGCTATACACTTGGATtttcaggattttgagacttttacatcataaatttgccccccccccaaaaaaaaaaaactgatataAACAATCAGACACATGCATCTGCATTTCCATGCAAAGAAAATTCTGGATTTAGCcaataattatataaaaattaaagctCACATAAACaaatttttgtagtttttttttggacaaatttgTCTGAAGGTTctgtaaattgtattttttagattttagaCTTTTCTAACAACTATTTCTGTCTTTAAAGAGTTGAACTCAGAAGGATTATTAACCACTGCCAGTGAATTCATCTTTGATTTTTGCTTTCAATATAAAAGTTAATTCAGAAATCCATCCTTTATAGGAGACTCTGACCCGTTTCCTGCAGAgaaacacttttatttcatttaatttccatttgGTAGCCTGGTGACGATTGATTTATACTAAAAACTTCAGATCATTAATCATCTATAGGCAGAGGGGGCGGTCCTTCTGCGGCCCGGCCCACGCCAAGCGAGCCTCTGGCGTCCTTTATGCTCATAGATGACGTGAAGCGGAGGAAGGGCGTGGCATGGGCCGACAGCTCGCCGCTGATAAACGACTCATGCATTTTCAATGAGTCGCTGTGTGAATCTTAACATGTGCAGAACACACGTCCATCCGCGTTTAAGTGCAagcatggatgtgtgtgtagaCGTGTTGTGGGTTTTGTATGCATGATGGAATGTTCCGGTCGACGTGACGACCACACACACGTATGACTCGTGATCGTATGATTGATGCGAACTGCCTGCAGGTGCTGCAGCCCTGAGGCGATGCTGCGCGTCACATGTCTACGTCTGAAGCCCGTTTCAGTCCCAACACAGAAACGGGATCAGGCCCGGTCCGACTTAATGCTCAGAGAAGCTGCATGAATTATTTAAACGTCTCCATCGGTGCAGGAACGCCTCTAACGACGGTTTCTGGTGTGAAATCAGTATTTAAGACGGGAGGATTTCACTGTATGGacctggattgtgtgtgtgtgtgtgtgtgtgtgtgtgtgtgtgtgtgtgtgtgtgtgtgtgagagagagagacactcaagAAATGCTGATGCTATGTACAATTAGTCCCCAGCggacaaacacaactggttccttGAGGtcattgttcataagttgaattgttcataagttgaattgttcgtaagttgttaccaaaagaccacaggaagtgacatcaaaGCAAACTGTCTGAGATCTGCTGactcatgttaacatgacacgtgaaatctgAACCTGTGGGGTGTTGATGTTACGCTGCTCGGCGGGGGTTGTGGTAGGAAGGGGAACTACAGCAGCAAGATCAAtgaatgttcatatcttgaggactaggTGTATTTAATCtatatttgataaaatattttatatgcaagacaaaaacaatcatCAGGCCTGTTATacttttaatgatgttttacGGTTTTATACAGAAACGACTGATACGACACAAAACAGCATGCAACAACTTCCAGTTAGGAGTGTTTGAATATATagatattacacacacacacgcacacacacacacacacacacacacacacacacacacacacacgcgcgcacacacacacacacacacacacacacacacacacacacacgttcccaTTTCCTACTTTCCTGTGtttcttattttacatttaaagcaaaaatttaaaaaaataaaaagttgcaCCCGATGGAACTGTAAAACTTTATCGTCGCCTCGACGCTTCGAGCCGTTCCCTTTGACCTCCTTTGCTGCTGAACTTGATCCCTTTCCTTCCTTTACCTGAAATGTCCGGTTGGAACAAAAGGCACTGACTAGATAGACCGTTTGGTGTGCATAGATGTTTGTAAAGTGCAAATagtgttttgtaaaaaaaagctTTCCTGTTGGTTTGAACTGGATTCAGTCTTTGAAATGTGTCGAAGAAGAAAGTCGGTCGCTTTTTGCATTTTAAGTCCAGGTGTGGTTCATCTGAGTGAGGTTCCGTTCCTGGTGAACCCCCAGCATccactggaatgtctggaatgcccctccaccccctcccccagctgCTTGTAATTCCTCTACCagccagtagggggcagcacCTCCGTTGAGCCTGACTTCTCATCCACCACAGAGATATCCTCAGGGAGCTTCTCCTCCGAGTCGGAGCCGTCCGACAGCTTGTCCAGGTACTCCATGTCGTAGAAGCGCTCGGCGACGCACTGCGCCGTCAGTCGCGCCTCCGGGTCGTGGTCCCAACACTCCTCTATGGAGGCGCACACCATCTGGATGCCCTGCAGGGGGAGCAGTCGAGCACAGAAACCACCAGTCAGGAAAGAATCTCTCCAAGTTGTAAATTTGATCAGAAACAAGTTCAGTTTTGGTCGTTCCGAATCAGGTTCCGCTCCGACCTGTGGCGCCCCCTACCGTATGGTTGATCCAGCTGTTGGGGATCTCGGGTCTTCCTCTGTCCCGGATGACGCTGTCCTTCATGCTCTCAACACACGGGTGTTCCCTCAGGTTCCCGAAGGGGGGTTCGTACTCCTTCACCTCTGCACACAGAGAAGAAGTTACAGCGATTcctcgttcctcgcagttaatgatcactcaagttcaatcaagttttatttatagagcgcttaatcatggcaacagacatttcaaagcgctttaacagacagaaaaacccaactgaaccctccacaGCAAGCAtaagtggcagggaaaaactccctcgttgaggaagaaactccgggcaggacccagagtcttttgggcggccatccgcctcgaccggttgggtggaaaagaaataaatgaagatgaggacagggtcagagacagAGTGCCAGACAGTCTTGATGGCTGGACACGAACAACGCCTCAACGCCGGATACAAAACCGGTTCCAACTTCCTCACCGAGAATACACGATGTTGTTATTGtggttttcagtttttattacgAGTTTCGAGCTAACTGACGTAAGAACCGTATGAACCCTGATCGGCTTCATCTTCAAGACGACAGCAGTAAGGATgacaaaaggttaaaaaaacaaaagataatgATAAACAAGAACGCCTCAGTCGCCCGTTTCCTGTTCGCCAGCCTGAAGGCGGACCATCTGGAACCACTGAGCGCTAACCCGTATGGATTCACTTCACTCTTACAAAAACAAGCTGAAAAGAAGCTGACAGGAAGTTACGACATGAGCCGGCAGCCGTCGACCTCCTCTGGTGTGGTTTATAGTTCAAAACACGGCCCCGCCCAGCTGGCGTTCCAGAGAAGGTACCCGATCCGTTTCTGTTTGCTGAGGGCTGCGttcaagaaacaaacaaaatgtttgggTTCATTTCCAAACAGCGGGTTTGAACGCACCGCAGCGTAAACCAGGACAGACCGGTCCAAAAAGGGaaagatgttctttttttccagcttaAACCTTGAATTAAACTCCGAAGTTGCGAAAGCTTTTCAAAACAACACGAGGacgaagggaggggggggggttgctgcgGATTGCAAAAGTCAAACTGCTGTCAACAAGATTCCTGCTAAGCAGAATAAGAAGAGCATCAGGGCAACAAAGAGGAACCCAAACGTCTCCGGCGACAGCTGACGTGCTGCCATGGCAGTTTTTGCCACGTCGGCACATATTTTAGCCTGAATGTCTGCTTTCCGTTTGTCAGGCGTCGCCGTGGGATTGAGAGGGAATCTGCAGCCCCGAGAGACGAGGTTAAATTTAGCTCAGGAGGTCTCAGGTGCTTCACCCCAACTGGTCCTGGTGCAGAGGTTAGCATGGATTTAACTGGTTCTAGATGCCTCACGGTTGTGTACAAGAAGCTCAAAGGGTTAACTTAACCATGGAGGCAGAGCTTCAGGCGGCCATTGCTAATATCCCAAAAATGATCAGATGTTTGGTTATGAACCAATCGGGGGCGGGCCCGGAGCATCTGTACCTTCCGAGGTTGCCCAGGGATGGACAGACTTTGACTTTTTGTACCAACGCAAAAGACGTAAAAACCATCACATCAAAGGTTTTGGATTTTAACAGGAAGCAAAGTTTATACGTGCAAGACttattgtgaaaaaatatttcacaactgCTTTTATTTCTCAAAATTAATTATAGTTTAATCAAGTTTGGCGGACCGGATTACAAAGCCtaaagggccagatgtggcccgcGGGCCATAGTTTGCCCACGCTTGCCCTAAACGATATGAACCGAAAACCAAACAACTAAATTTGACCACAAAGGTGAATCCACATCCACACTGTTGCTTTCTTTGGTATTCTGTTTCCCCAAGTTCACGTTTTCGTCGAGTAGATACTGAAATAAGAACAAAGAGTCCGAACAAGTAAACGCAGAAACATCTGGGTCCAGGTTCTGACAGGAACTTGTAAATAAATTAGTAATATGAGCTCAGAAACAGTCTGGTCCTGgagtgaaccccccccccccccccggctggcATTAGCTGCGGCGGCGCTGACATTTGTTTGTGAGGCTCACAGGTTGTTAAAGTCGTTCCGTGCCGATGTGTGCGTGAGCATTACGCATTAGCACAGCCTCATTTCGGTCATGTGGTTATGACTCAGCCTGGAGGCATACCCTACAATTAACCCGAGCTGATACGCGCCCCAACCtacacccaacccccccccattgACGTAGAGCGATTTTAGCTCGACTAAACCGACTTCACTCAAACCAAATTGGGCACATTTTGTCCCTGATTGATCCACAATCGAGCGATCTGGAACCCAACATCTGGCAAACCCCCCAACATCATACCCTCCAGCATGTAGCGATTGACAGGCTAACAACGTCTAGCTAACATCTGGAGAGCAGCTGCTCCAGTTGGACCACTCCCTCCCTGGACAAAAGGCATTCCCCCAGAGGAACGCCCTCACGCTCCGTCCAAACACTAAATCTGGAGCGCCTAAATTATATAGAAGACGCGTTTCAGAGCACGGAGGCGGAGTTGAAGAAGTAAAAACCATGAATTCATGGAGACGAGACTCCATCAGTCGATATTAATGAGTCACTGGGAACGCGTCGTTACCGAGGCGAACGCATCACAACTCGTTCTTGAGTCGCTTGGCGCCAGATTACCAACAGCTGTGCATAAAACCCAATCAGAGACAATGGCGAGTCAATATTCTGGTCCAATCAGGGGCGAGACCGGAGAGTCTCTACCTTCAGAGGTCGGGGTGAGTCAAGTTGGAGTTGGGTGAGTCATTAAACGCTGCCTCACCTGCCCAGGGGGAAGAGGAAGAATCCGACAGATGGGAGGAAAacagagacacaggaagtgacaagaGTTTCTGCAAAGGATGGGAAAAAGAGTTCCACCCGTCTATAAAACACGGGAAAGAAACGCCCAGGCAGGAAACGAAGGACTTAGACGTGAAttccaaaatgaatgaaatggaaacaggaGGATGGAGTCCGACGTCGACGTCCCCCTCCCCCAAATCCctgggggaggaagccgggTGGAACCTCTACCCACGGAGCCGGGACCCATTTAGAGCATCGCCACCGaccaacttcctgtctggtcCCGTCTCGCATGACATGAAAACATCCTCGCCCGACGGAGACACCCATGTTCAGAACATCTCGGGGACTGTGTCCTTTGCAAAACAGGAAACGCTCTATTTTCCTTTCAGAACGCGTACCCACGGGGTATTCTGGGAAGTGAGGGGAGGGGGATTGTGGGTCGGACGGCCATGTTTTCTCTTGTGGGGACTCTCGGGCGTCGTAACCGCGCCGTAAACTTCCAAGGAGTCTTCCCGGGAGGatcggaggaggaggacaaacaggaaaaagCCGACGCGCTCAATCAACGCCGCGACACCACAATGGAGACGGGGAGCGTTTCGCAAAAAACCAGCCGGACCGCAGAGACagcgacaggaagtggaaacaaACGGCGTGAAGTACGTCCCAATTCGGAGAAATTGCTCTTTTGTATTATTCGCAGATATCCTGGCGTTGTCTTGACATCGCGACACCTCCTGCGCGTTGACACCTTCGCGCTTTGGTTCCCACGGTGATTAATGGGTTCGGCTCCCATCCGAGCAGAGTCAAGGTGGCGCCGGTCATCGGTAAAGCCGTCGATATGTCAAGTTTCCTGGGAGGCCGACCGCGCTGTCGAGgcggtttttttctttttacagtatttctgaGGATCTTTACTCGCCGCCCGCAGGGAAAATCATCAATCAACGCCTCCATCGATTTCCTTTGCCCTCCACGTCCCCCGCTAATCTTTAATTTACTGAGAAAATGTGGTTATCTTTTATTAACTACAGTAAAAGGTCACAAGAGATGTTTTCCttggaggggggggcgggggcacaCAGTCAGAAACACCATGTTTAATGCAGGCATCCTAGAAACGCTAATGATCAACATAGGAGGAAGATAAGAACGACGGGGAAGGAATAACGTTCATGAGTCACGcctgacgcttgtggagatgcttgccttggtcacatgactaccttctcaAAGAaagcaacaagaaaaaaacgttggtgtgacgttacgaggacgctgctaataaagttggtAGAActggattcatgtttatttttatctttaaagaTATAAGTAAAGTATAAAATTATCAATTATTTAGTTAAACGGGTCCGTGGCATAAAAACGATTAGGGCCCGTTGGATTAAAGGGCCACTTCCTCCTGTTTTCAGTCCTCATGCTAAGCTACATGATGCTAACATGGCGGTATCTACTGATCTCACCTCCGATGGCGTTGCACCTGGAGATGACCTCCCACAGCACCAGAGCCATGGAATAAACATCCGCCTGCTTGAAGGACTCGATGTTCTCCAGGTTGATCCGGGACTCCAACACCTCGGGGGCCATGTACCGGGCCGTGCCCACCTGCGACCAGAGGGGGTGGAGTTCAAAGAGATGAGTAATCTGACAGGAGCAGGTGATGTCACATTCATCATATTTGAACAAACTAAGCTAGCGCCGCGCTAACGCCGCTCATCCAAACACAACATCGTTTCTGTTGGTATTTGCCATCTAggggagacaggaagtgcttcCTGTGAGGTGGAACAGATGGAACTGGGACCGGGTCTGGGATCGGACCGGATGTTGGGTTGTCTCTTTAAGGTCTTACCTGGCCGCTGTTGGCCAACTCATCCACGGACAGCGAGTTGTCGAGGCGCAGGGCGAGGCCGAAGTCGCACAGGCAGCAGGTGAGGTCACTCTTCACCAGGATGTTGGAGCTCTTGATGTCCCGGTGGGCGATGGGCACCTTGTAGTGCCCACAGGTGGTGTGGTCGCTGTGGAGGTGCGCCACGCCTCGCGCCAGCGAGCCCCCCAGTACCCACAGGTCGTGCCAGCTGACCACGTGGTGAATCAGGTACTCCTGGAGGTTCCCCCTGGGGTGGTAGGCGGTGATCAACCAGTACTGCCGCTGCGCCTTCCTCTCCTCCGCCGTCAGGAAGTGCAGCACGTTGTCGTGCCTCAGGTCGGCATCTGAGAACACTTCCTTCTCGCTTTTCCAGGAGGCGTACTCCTCGTAGGAGAAGATCTTCACCGCCACCGTCTCGAAACCCTGGTCTCGCCCGACGGCAGCGCCCTGCTTCAGCTTGGCCTTGTAAACTTCGGCGAAGCGTCCTTTCCCCACCTGGACGTCCAGGTCGATGGGCAGCAGCTCCGTGTTGTGGTTGAGGTTGTTGGCAAGCGTGGAGCTGATGTCCGAGCCTTCGTCGTCGATCATGATGGCGTGGCCGTCGCTGAAGTCCAGCGGCGGACCCTTCTTGCGTCTGGGGCTGGCCTGCCGTTGCCGGTAGACCCGGTAGCAGTAGAAAGAAGTTATGACGAACACGGCCATGACCAGCAGCGGCACCAGGCTCACCAGGATGACCGCCACCACCGGGGAGTCCTTGGCTGGGGGAGGGAAGAGAAGACCATCCATCACGTAAAAATGTGCAGTCGTCACAAATAAAGCATGAACACGGAGGAGACTGTCGGCCACAATGGGTCAAAAATAGAGTTAGACAGGGGAGGTTTTATTTTAGCCTCACGCTAGTGCCTTTTTTTGGTTGGGATAATAAACGTAGAACAAATCGCCTCCCGGATGAAACCCAGATTCCGTCTCGGGACACGAAGAACCGACGAAGACTGAAATAATTTCCTGAAAGCAGCGGGAACCTGAGCCGTCCCTATGGAATGTCTACGAGTACCAGGAAGCTAAAGTTAGCGTCTGGCCCACAAAGACCAACCGCTCAGAACCCACAGATTGTGTCTCCATGTATTGTACGTCTGATTCTTAGAATCTGGGAGGTGGTGCGTTTGAGAGCTGCAGTGAAAAGGAGCGCTTGTTGTTTTTAGGTCTTGAAATGGAATCATGTCGAAGAACAACTCAGACTACCGGAGGTCGTAACCGCCGATTAGACTCTCTCGTTGGGATCGAGAGCTTCTGCATCCAGATGAGGACAAACGGGGGCTGCTGCCCTCCAACAGGAAACCACACGTCTGAAATCCTCAACGCCGCCTCAGacggtttgtttttattttcagccaGTCAGAAGTCATTCCTCACAACAGACCCGACTCTGTCCTCGCCCCCAGCGTTTGCCAACACCCTCGCGTACGGAGCCAAACACCCAAAGTCCAGGACGGAATGTCATTGGACAGACTAGGAATTTACGAGATCAAGGCGGATCGCTGTGGTCCGGACTCTGAAGACGAGTCAGGAGGACGAAGAAGTTCTTTCTTCTGGTTGTCTtgtccctcccccctccccctcccccctcccccgacTCGTTCTCACGGATAAGAACGTGATTCCATGACGTGTTCGAAAGGCACACATGCTTTTAATTTGGTACGCCTGCAGTCAAAACACAGAAGAACCCGGGTCAGCGCTGCAACCGGAGAACATCACGACTTCCCCGAAGACCTGCTCACAATCAcgacccgggggggggggggcaaggtgCACGTGTGTTAGCGTGATGTCTAACAGGATGACAGAAAGCGGTATGACGTGATTAAGGGCTGAACATTACAATGACGTTAGCGCGTGATGGCGTAAAAATATAGGAACCGGTAAAGAGCTAGCGCATCTAGCGTCAGAAGATTGTCCGGAGGTTTCTTGGCGTTTAAACATTTCCGTTCAGCCCCGGAAAAAAATGTTGCCTGGACTTACAGGAGTTGAAGAAGATGTGCTCATTGCACTCGTCCTCGGAGCAGGAGCAGATGAAGAACTCCGAGCCCAtgcccttcctctccttcatctcaCACTTGCTGTTGTTGTAGCCCTCCAGAACCAGACCGTAGAGCGTCTGGGCCGGGTTGTGGCACACCGTGTCGAAGGTGACGTTGTCGTCTTGCTTCCTCCTTGGAAACGGAAATCAGAATGGAAATAAAGAACAGATAGTCAtcgacatacaaacacaactggttcctcaaggttgttcgtaagttgagaattgttcataagttgaattgttcataacttgaattgttcataagttgaattgtttgcaagtcattatttttttaaattttgatctaGCAACTAGGTCCACCACACTACatgcgctgatgtcacttcctgctcatcagtcagacacgcccctttaagTTTGATGactctttattattttattacgtttctcagttaactccaccaatagttaacatcaactagcagaacagttgatgttaactattggttaACAACagttcagcgttagcgtcagttaatgcttccagacagaaacctgacccgTCTAAAATTGGTTCCTACCTCGTTTAGTTTCTACAGGACGATCCcgtcaataatgaataaattattaaattagagGCGCAATTGTTCGTATTTATGAAACTTTGTAAGtcgaatgtttgtatcttgaggactagaTGTAACATTAAGCAGTGACGTTTGATTCAATGAAAATGTCGCTTTATTTTCAAAAGTCTGAGTTAGCATCCAATTGTGGAACACAGAACTTTATGCAAACGCCCAGAACCTTATTCAAACACTCAGAACTTTATTAGTTCGCTTACGTCGGAATGCAGTCGGTGTCAGAACTCGTTTTTATCCGAACGCGATGTCGCGCTGCAGGAACTCACCAGATGCTGACGCACACGTCCTGCTGGTCGGGGCAGATCGCCGTGATGTCACACTCCACCTTGCAGCTTCCTTTACCTGCGCAGGAAGTCGCCCGAAGATCGCAGAACTTACACAAACGTCTGATCTTCAGGATGTAGGCGTCTGCAACAGAGGGGGAGGGTGAGGAAACAAAACCCACTCCAGGCCACGCCCACGCATGCTACATCGCTACCTGTTAGCATTATAGCAGGAGAACGCTAAAGTTTAATTAAAGGGCGGGGCTCCACTATAAGAAGAGCTCTGCCCTtggtgagggggcggggttagAGTCGAGTCGATGGAGTAGAAGACATCTCCACGCGACGACTTCCTCCCAGCATGCCTCGGGGCGacggaaacaaacaggaagtgataaaaCGTGACGGGAGTCCACCTGTTCCTGCTGTCGGAGTGCGATCACATGACCtcgtagggggggggggggttcacatgATCGAGAGCGAAACCAGAAGGTGGACAGAGGAAGTCgagcttctgtttcctgttcgcTCACAggatttaaaagacaaaaacgaCCCCCCAGAAAATGACAGAGCTGGAATCTGAGAGGACTCTGAAGCCCTGCCTGGGGGGGGGCGATTTAAGGAGACATGATACCCATGCAGCTCTTCTGGAGGGGTGTGGTTTGGGGCGGGTGAAGGTGGTAATTGTCACCTGGGGGTTCTTATAATTGCAGGGGGGGTTAAGCCGCTTGGTGCCACCAGGGCTGTGAACGGGTCCAGACCTGATCCGCATCCAGACCTGATCCAGAGCCAGACCTAATCCGGATCCAGACccgatccagatccagatccagacctgatccagatccagacttgatccagatccagactcCGGCTTCTGAGGGAACAAAGGTCTCGGTTTGCCCGGTTcacccgccgccgccgcctcctggaGGTTCTCCACGGGTTCAGCGTCTCAAAccttctggttctggtctggaTGGTTCTTAAGTGAACAAACAAAGGCCTCCACATCTGGGGGGGTGTTAGGGGGGGTTTAATCCAGAACCGAACCTCTTCTGAAGACATCCTTCAGTGTTTCTGAGTGATTCTGTTGTTATAGATAAAACATTTACCCCTAAACCCCCCCGGTGGAGCGATCCAGCCCCAACCTACACCGGATGCGTAACGGACCCTGAACGCGTCTTAAAACCGAAGTGCTTCTTCGTTTATCGCGGGTGACGTCATAAAACCCACTTAAACCCGTGTCTAACCCCCTATAAAGAACTTTTAGTCCGGTAGAAGTCGGTGGACTCACCCGCCGCCCCCAGCAGCACCAGGATCGCCCCCCACCAGAGGACGCAGAACCGGAGCGGCTCCATGGAGGAAGAACCGGGCCGTGAACTCCCCTCCCCGCGTTAATCGAAACGAACCCGACGGGTTACCATCCGGACCCGTCGGACAGGGGCTGTGTCCGCCTGTTGCTCCCCCCCAGCTGACGGCTTCACGGAGCGGGACGCAGCCAGCGGGGCGCGTTCGGCTCTTTATGCTCTCTGCGCGCAACAGGAAACGTTCGGAGGGCTGGACgcgtttttccttttttctgcttcttctcagACGCGTTCATGTGGCTCAGAGTCTGAAGTGTGTTATtacaggctcacacacacacacacacacacacacacacacacacacacacacacacacacacacacacacacacacacacactggaacgGGACGCGTCATACAAAGCGCACACGTCACACCTCTCGGGCCTGGTTCGGATTTGGTTCCCGATTTGAATTCTGGGACTTTATTAACTATaaactttaatatttatttatttattattattattattattattaatattttattgatttaactTTATTAACTATTAACTATTCTTTATTAATCTGGGAGTCCAGGATTAGATTCCCCTGCTTCCTGTTATTTTGGCTCCA of the Antennarius striatus isolate MH-2024 chromosome 14, ASM4005453v1, whole genome shotgun sequence genome contains:
- the LOC137606997 gene encoding TGF-beta receptor type-2-like, yielding MEPLRFCVLWWGAILVLLGAADAYILKIRRLCKFCDLRATSCAGKGSCKVECDITAICPDQQDVCVSIWRKQDDNVTFDTVCHNPAQTLYGLVLEGYNNSKCEMKERKGMGSEFFICSCSEDECNEHIFFNSSKDSPVVAVILVSLVPLLVMAVFVITSFYCYRVYRQRQASPRRKKGPPLDFSDGHAIMIDDEGSDISSTLANNLNHNTELLPIDLDVQVGKGRFAEVYKAKLKQGAAVGRDQGFETVAVKIFSYEEYASWKSEKEVFSDADLRHDNVLHFLTAEERKAQRQYWLITAYHPRGNLQEYLIHHVVSWHDLWVLGGSLARGVAHLHSDHTTCGHYKVPIAHRDIKSSNILVKSDLTCCLCDFGLALRLDNSLSVDELANSGQVGTARYMAPEVLESRINLENIESFKQADVYSMALVLWEVISRCNAIGEVKEYEPPFGNLREHPCVESMKDSVIRDRGRPEIPNSWINHTGIQMVCASIEECWDHDPEARLTAQCVAERFYDMEYLDKLSDGSDSEEKLPEDISVVDEKSGSTEVLPPTGW